The Pseudomonas asiatica genome has a segment encoding these proteins:
- a CDS encoding precorrin-8X methylmutase: MIDYIRDGQEIYRNSFRIIREEARLERIPADLEKLAVRVIHACGMVDAIDGLQFSEGAGRAGREALLNGAPILCDAHMVAEGITRARLPADNKVICTLRDPSVPGLAKDAGNTRSAVALELWRPYLEGSVVVIGNAPTALFYLLEMLDAGAPKPALILGFPVGFVGAAESKAMLAADSRGVPFVIMQGRLGGSAMAAAAVNALATEVE; this comes from the coding sequence ATGATTGACTACATCCGCGATGGTCAGGAGATCTATCGCAATTCCTTCCGGATCATCCGCGAGGAAGCCCGACTCGAGCGGATCCCCGCAGACCTCGAAAAGCTCGCCGTGCGCGTGATCCACGCCTGTGGCATGGTCGACGCCATCGATGGCCTGCAGTTCTCCGAAGGCGCCGGCCGGGCCGGGCGCGAGGCGTTGCTGAACGGCGCGCCGATCCTGTGCGATGCGCACATGGTCGCCGAGGGCATTACCCGCGCCCGCCTGCCCGCCGACAACAAGGTCATCTGCACCCTGCGCGACCCGAGCGTACCGGGCCTGGCGAAAGACGCCGGCAACACCCGTTCCGCCGTGGCCCTGGAGTTGTGGCGACCGTACCTGGAAGGCAGTGTGGTGGTGATCGGCAACGCGCCTACCGCGCTGTTCTACCTGCTGGAAATGCTCGACGCCGGCGCCCCGAAACCAGCACTGATCCTCGGCTTCCCGGTCGGCTTCGTCGGTGCCGCCGAGTCCAAGGCGATGCTCGCCGCCGACAGCCGTGGCGTGCCGTTCGTGATCATGCAAGGCCGCCTGGGCGGCAGCGCGATGGCCGCCGCTGCGGTCAACGCCCTCGCCACGGAGGTGGAATGA